In Rhodospirillales bacterium, a single window of DNA contains:
- a CDS encoding class II glutamine amidotransferase encodes MCGIAGIIHRKKAADVGSEMTAMLQSLKHRGPDSTGFAIYGVPSKNEYVLRFKVAEQEDVAKGYDIHKQVKDRRAEVDRRLAELGVKMIKAEDATEYAYRYRIKFKGNMRKLADYIEDVASTEILSLGTGLELIKDLGDANTVSDQYSLKGFKGTHAIGHTRMATESDVDIRSAHPYWAYPYHDISVVHNGQLTNYWIMRREMERKDFRFMSNCDSELIAVYIADKLQEGMELEDAMKQSVDELDGVFTYLVATSDSLGMAKDDMAAKPMVIYESDDLVAMASEEVAIREILPQEIDTFDPYDREVRVWRS; translated from the coding sequence AATGCTGCAGTCACTCAAGCACCGCGGACCGGACTCGACCGGCTTCGCGATCTACGGCGTCCCGAGCAAGAACGAGTACGTTCTGCGCTTCAAGGTCGCCGAGCAGGAAGACGTCGCCAAGGGCTACGACATTCACAAGCAGGTCAAGGACCGTCGTGCCGAGGTCGATCGCCGTCTGGCGGAGCTGGGCGTGAAGATGATCAAGGCCGAGGACGCGACGGAGTACGCCTACCGCTATCGCATCAAGTTCAAGGGCAACATGCGCAAGCTGGCGGACTACATTGAGGACGTGGCCTCGACGGAGATCCTCTCGCTCGGCACGGGTCTGGAGCTGATCAAGGACCTGGGCGACGCCAACACGGTGTCCGACCAGTATTCGCTCAAGGGCTTCAAGGGTACGCACGCCATCGGCCACACCCGCATGGCGACCGAGTCCGACGTCGACATCCGCTCGGCGCATCCCTACTGGGCCTACCCGTATCACGACATCTCGGTGGTCCATAACGGCCAGCTGACCAACTACTGGATCATGCGGCGCGAGATGGAGCGCAAGGACTTCCGCTTCATGTCGAACTGCGACTCCGAGCTGATCGCGGTCTACATCGCTGACAAGCTGCAGGAAGGCATGGAGCTTGAGGATGCGATGAAGCAGTCGGTCGACGAGCTCGACGGCGTCTTCACCTATCTTGTGGCGACGTCGGACAGCCTCGGGATGGCCAAGGACGACATGGCCGCCAAGCCGATGGTGATCTACGAGAGCGACGACCTCGTGGCAATGGCCTCCGAAGAGGTCGCAATCCGCGAGATCCTGCCTCAGGAAATCGACACGTTTGACCCCTACGACCGGGAGGTTCGGGTATGGCGCAGCTAA
- a CDS encoding GXGXG motif-containing protein produces the protein MAQLKEEHRSHDMGLHSEQLTGRTQQRFFDITEEENFLYPEAFDVDFNKRKAFNAADMDTTDVNLKIRDLMSKGYGSIVIKNPLARHSLGVGILQRLNLTFEGSLGYFGVGLIDGPNVRITGRVGWSCAENMMAGTVIVEKNAGSTFGAAIRGGDLVCMGDVGSRTGIDQKGGTIIVGGRTGAFSGFMMQRGRMVVLGDAGKNLGDSMYDGTIYIGGKIESLGVDAVTSEMTELDCAWLERKLKQFGLKAPNSIKNMTKIVAGKQLWNYDNLEPSEKKIVL, from the coding sequence ATGGCGCAGCTAAAGGAAGAGCATCGTTCGCACGATATGGGGCTGCACAGCGAGCAGCTCACCGGGCGCACGCAGCAGCGCTTCTTCGACATCACCGAAGAGGAGAACTTCCTCTATCCGGAAGCCTTCGATGTCGACTTCAACAAGCGCAAGGCGTTCAACGCCGCGGACATGGACACGACCGATGTCAACCTCAAGATCCGTGACCTGATGTCGAAGGGTTACGGCTCGATCGTGATCAAGAATCCGCTCGCCCGCCACTCGCTCGGCGTCGGCATCCTGCAGCGGCTGAACCTGACCTTCGAGGGCAGTCTGGGCTACTTTGGCGTTGGCCTGATCGACGGCCCGAACGTCCGCATCACCGGCCGCGTAGGCTGGTCCTGCGCCGAGAACATGATGGCCGGCACCGTGATCGTCGAAAAGAACGCGGGCTCGACCTTCGGTGCGGCGATCCGTGGCGGCGACCTCGTCTGCATGGGCGACGTCGGTTCGCGCACGGGCATCGACCAGAAGGGCGGCACGATCATCGTCGGCGGCCGGACGGGTGCGTTCTCGGGCTTCATGATGCAGCGCGGCCGCATGGTCGTGCTGGGTGACGCCGGCAAGAACCTGGGCGACTCGATGTACGACGGCACGATCTATATCGGCGGCAAGATCGAGAGCCTCGGCGTCGACGCGGTAACCTCGGAGATGACCGAACTCGACTGCGCCTGGCTCGAGCGCAAGCTCAAGCAGTTTGGGCTGAAGGCACCCAACAGCATCAAGAACATGACCAAGATCGTCGCAGGCAAGCAGCTCTGGAACTACGACAACCTCGAGCCTTCCGAGAAGAAGATCGTTCTCTAG